Proteins encoded by one window of Dreissena polymorpha isolate Duluth1 chromosome 11, UMN_Dpol_1.0, whole genome shotgun sequence:
- the LOC127851290 gene encoding pyrokinin-1 receptor-like, whose amino-acid sequence MTDKLLNDSISDLDILRQSLGPRYQDTWSLVVLLTIYCVIFISGTVGNVCTCIVIIRNSYMQTATNYYIFSLAISDVLIIILALPPEAYSIYESYPWRFGEIFCYIKSLLQEMTSYASVLTITAFTVERYVAICHPLKAHKFASLSRSIKIIIAIWTLSLLCALPYPLRTELFYYTGGSNHSGTPLPESLICNIPEKYHPTMVYIFQLSTFLFFVFPLAIICVLYILIAISLRRAALQRVASQETKSNSATQVSQSGKSVFRMLIAVVVAFFTCWAPFHAQRLLTIYNKNWTPLLLHLQSALFYISGVLYFVGSIVNPILYNVMSKRYREAFKETICHCRRKRTLTLRNSSIHQSYYCSGKFSRPPGRSIVRRTDIPVKKLVRRSDTIQTQFSLSLNGNSEFEGVDPATELLLVVTTPLETPTEHEDHRELRKCWAATRHKTACCSACAADTVDPCSVHYCESHDLLNHSLSDESAC is encoded by the exons ATGACGgacaaattattaaatgactcGATATCCGATCTTGACATTCTTCGCCAATCCCTTGGACCTCGCTACCAGGACACGTGGTCACTCGTGGTCCTGTTGACCATCTATTGCGTCATCTTTATTTCCGGTACGGTCGGGAATGTGTGCACGTGCATCGTGATCATCCGCAACAGCTACATGCAGACGGCCACAAACTACTATATCTTCAGTTTGGCGATATCCGATGTATTGATTATAATTTTAG CGCTACCGCCAGAGGCTTACTCCATTTATGAGTCCTACCCATGGCGATTCGGGGAAATATTCTGCTACATCAAGTCTCTCCTACAAGAGATGACCTCGTACGCGTCCGTACTGACCATCACTGCATTTACGGTGGAGCGCTACGTCGCAATATGCCACCCCTTGAAAGCTCATAAATTCGCAAGCCTATCTCGAAGTATAAAAATCATCATCGCCATATGGACGCTGTCGCTGCTGTGTGCGTTGCCATACCCGCTACGTACGGAACTATTTTATTACACCGGCGGTTCAAACCACAGCGGTACTCCGCTGCCGGAGTCTCTAATTTGCAATATACCAGAAAAGTATCATCCCACCATGGTGTACATTTTCCAGTTGTCAACGTTTCTTTTCTTCGTATTCCCACTCGCAATTATTTGCGTTCTTTACATACTGATAGCTATATCACTCCGTCGGGCGGCACTTCAGAGGGTGGCATCCCAGGAGACCAAATCCAACAGCGCTACTCAAGTGAGCCAGTCTGGAAAATCTGTGTTCAGAATGCTTA TCGCTGTGGTGGTGGCATTCTTCACGTGCTGGGCTCCGTTCCACGCGCAGCGTCTGCTCACTATCTACAACAAAAACTGGACCCCGCTGCTGCTCCATTTACAGAGCGCTTTATTCTACATATCAG GTGTCTTGTATTTCGTCGGGTCAATCGTGAATCCGATACTGTACAACGTAATGTCCAAGCGGTACAGAGAGGCATTCAAAGAAACCATTTGTCACTGCAGAAGAAAACGAACTTTGACATTGAGAAATAGTAGCATTCACCAGTCGTATTACTGCAGCGGCAAATTCTCGCGACCGCCAGGTAGATCCATAGTACGCCGAACGGATATTCCCGTAAAAAAACTCGTGAGGAGATCGGACACCATACAAACACAGTTTAGTCTTTCATTAAACGGTAACAGTGAGTTTGAAGGTGTTGATCCTGCCACAGAGCTTCTATTAGTGGTGACCACGCCTCTGGAAACGCCCACTGAGCATGAGGACCACAGGGAACTCCGGAAGTGTTGGGCGGCAACCCGCCACAAAACAGCCTGTTGTAGTGCTTGTGCGGCAGACACCGTGGACCCTTGTTCCGTTCATTATTGTGAATCGCACGATTTGTTGAACCATTCGCTGTCTGACGAAAGCGCGTGTTGA